From the Mesoplasma syrphidae genome, the window AAAGTCGCATTTCTCTCTTGCTTAATAAGATAAGAATTTTCATAAAATTCTTCAAACATTGAAAAATCATTCACATCATCTCCAGCAACGATCACATCTTTATCATCAAACTTTGTCAATTTTTGTAATTGACGAATTGCTTGTCCTTTGGTAGTTTTTATAGACGTAATATCAATGTAAATTCCATCATTGAAGTTAAAAATATACTGTCCAATTGTCAGTCTAAATTTTTCAGCAAATCTTTCTATTTGTACTTTAAGGTTTTCTTCAACAATGATTCTCATAGAAAGAATATCAGCTTGTTCTAACGACTCTAGAGATTTATTTTCTGGCATCATTCCAAAGTAAGCATCTTTTAGTTCCTCATTTCATGTTTTGTGAAACAAAACTTCTTCTTTATTAATAGTTGTATATATCAACCCAATGACATTCTCCTCATATTTTTTTAGTGTATCAAAAAGTTCTTTTTGCTC encodes:
- a CDS encoding HAD-IIB family hydrolase — encoded protein: MAKWFFTDFDGTLRNSRNNDLKLNPDDHQFVLNFIEKGNILAVATARPYMQIKKFLKQHYNLRPDYLICSNGSCVYDKSGNLLYDNPIPKLEQKELFDTLKKYEENVIGLIYTTINKEEVLFHKTWNEELKDAYFGMMPENKSLESLEQADILSMRIIVEENLKVQIERFAEKFRLTIGQYIFNFNDGIYIDITSIKTTKGQAIRQLQKLTKFDDKDVIVAGDDVNDFSMFEEFYENSYLIKQERNATFRSQAKKVIEQIHEIEVD